The stretch of DNA CTCTTGGTTATTAATAATACTTTTACATTATTATTATTTGTCACATAATAAAAGTTAAATCCAAAGAGAAAAAACATTGGATTAAAATAAGATATTCTTGAATAAAATATAAATATTGCAATTATTCCAAATACTACAAAAAATATTTGAATATCTGTTACGCTTAATGCTACGAAAAAATATCCCAAATAGCTTGGTAAAAAAGCATCATTTGCTGGTTCAATATTAGTTATTGTATTTTCTTCAATACTGTCATCTGATAAATATTTAATAAAAAATATACTAATACTAGATAAAATTAGTATCACTATAAAATAAATAGAATAAGAAACCATATTTAATACTTCATATAAGTTATTTATAATAAATTCAGATCCAATTTTTTTTCTACTAGATAACTACATGTTTGATAATAATAATATTCGATGCTTTCAATTGTCATTTTATTATTAATTGCAAAAATTACAAAAGATAAGGATAGAGAATTTATTATTAAAAAAAATCTAAATATATAACTCATAATCATATTAGGAATATACTCCCCAATCTCTTTCAAAAATCCAATTTGGTTCCCATTTTACATAATCTGCGGGATCAAAACTTTCAGATTCTAATACATTAATTTCTTGTATTTGATTAGGAAATAATGGTAGGTTATGTCTACTATTTGGACTGTTTAAATCAAAGAAATGATATTTATCACTTTTATCCTTTGATTTAGAACTAACTCCATAATCGAATGGAACACATTTTCTTTCTCTGATTTGACCATCACTCTTAGCAATAAACCTAACCTCTATTAACTTTTTATTATTAATCGCTTCTAAAAACTTTTCTAACATTACTTTTCCTTTTTAATTCATCTCAACAAAACTAGTCCCATCACCCCGAGGCTCAACCTTTATCTGCAATGGTATTCGCTCTTTCAGTGCTTGCACATGTGAAATCACACCGACCATTTTCCCGCTGCTTTGTAGTAGGTTTAGTGCATTTAGTGCTAACTCTAGGCTATCTTCATCTAGTGTTCCAAATCCTTCATCTAAAAACAGTGAATCTATTGCTATTTTTTGACTAGCTAGGCTTGAAAGTCCTAAGGCTAGTGAAAGGCTTACTATGAAGCTTTCTCCTCCTGATAGTGTGCTTACTGGTCTTATTGTATTTCCTTGAAAACTATCACATACATCTATTTCTAGGATTTGTTTTGGTTCACGACTTCTTTGTAGTTCGTATCTGCTTGATAATAAATTCAAGTGTTGGTTTGCTAGATTTATTAATTGGTCTAGTGTAATTCCTTGGGCAAATTTGGCGAATTTATTTCCATCCGCTGATCCTATCATTTCATTTAGTTTTACCCATACTTTAAACTTTTCTTTTTTTTCTTCTAGTTCTTGTATTTTTTCTTTGTGTTTTTGGCTGTCTTCTTCGTTTCTTTTTAGTGTTTGGCTTAATGCTCCTATATTTTCTTGGAGTTCATCTATTTTTGATTGTAATTCTTGAAGTTCTTGGACTACCTCATCTATAGTTTTTTTCTTTTCTTTTGATTCTTGATTTTTTTCTTCTTTTTCTTTGTGTTCTTTTAGTTTATCTTGTGTGTCTTGTTTTAGTGTTTTATAGTTATTGTATGTTTCATCTATTTTTTTACATAACAGAGCTAATTCTTCTCTTTGCTCTTTTTCTAAGATTGCTTTTTTAAACTCTTCAATATTTTCAAAGTCATTTGCTTGTAGTTCTATTTCTAATTTTTCTTTTAATTGCTTAGATATGTCTTCATTTGATGTTATATTTGTTTGAAGTTGGTTTTTTTGTTGTTCTTGTTGTTCTTGTGTTGTTTGAAGTTTTGTTAACTCATTTTTTAGGTTTTTTTCTTTTTCTTGTATATTTTGATAATTTGTATTAAGTTCTATTTCATATATGTCTATATCTGCTATATTTAAAATACTTGTACTTTTTTCTTTTTGCTCTTTTATGAACTCTTCATATTTAGCTTCAGTTTCTTTTTGTGTTTTTACTGTAGTTTTTATATCTGTTAGTTTTGTTTCTAGTTCTTTTATTTGTAGGGCTTTTTGATTCTTTTCTAGCTCACACTCTTTGTTTTGTTTTTGTTTTGAGATATATGTCTCTTTTTTATTGTTTAGTACTTCATAGTTTTCTTTATATGTTTTATTATTAAACTCTATATTGTATTGTTTATATTGTTCTTTTAGTTCTGTCTCTATTGTTTCTAGGTCTTTTGTATATTTTTGTTCATCTTTTTCTAACTGTGTTATATCATTTTGAATTTTTGTTAGTTCTTTTTCTTTTTGGTCAAATTCTGTATATGATTTGCTATATTTATTATTTGCTTCATCTTTTTGTTTTAGTAGTTTTTCTTTTTTTTCTCTTCTTTGTTTGATATTAGATAGTTTTGTATTTAAACTATTTAGTTCTTCTTGTATATTTTGCTTTGTATTCTCTTCATTTTCATTTACAATGTCTATATGCTCTTTTTCTATTCTTGTATATAGTGATTTTTGATTCTCTTCTAGTTTTTCTATTTCTTGCTTTGTGTTTTCTAGTTTTGAATTTAGAAGGATTAGACTATCATTTTGTTTTTTTAGTTCATTTTCTTCTTTTGTTTGTTCTTGTTCTTTTTGCTCTATTTGATTTGTTGTTTTATCTGTATCTACTGTAGTGTGATTTTCTATATTATTTATATAAGGATGAGTTGTTGAACCACATAGATAACATTCCTCGCCCTGCTTTAGTCTTTTTCTATCTTCTTCATAGCTTTTGATTAGAAGTTCTTTATCTCTCATTTGTCTTAGTGTTTGTATATGTACTTTTAGCTCATTTACTAAAGATTGTTTTGTTTGTATATTCTTTGTTATTAGGCTTTGATCTTTTATATACTGTTTTTTTATATCATTTTGCTTTGTTATTGTCTTTTTATTTTCACAATACTCTTTGTATATACTTTCTAATGCCTCTTTTGCTTTTATCTCTTCTCGTAAAGCATCTTCTTGTATATTGTCATTTGTAAAGTTTGATTCTATTTGTATATACTCTTTGTTTATATTCTCATATATAGCTTTTAGCTCTTTTGTTTGCTTATTTAATACCTCAACTATGCTTTTTTGCTCTTTTTGCTCATTTAGAGCTTTTTCTTTTGTTTGGTATATTTCATTTAGTGTATTTGTATATAAGCTATACTGCTCTATGCTTTTGTTTATTAGGGGCAATAACTCTATTAGCTTTTCATCTTTGCTATTTGTTTGTATATACGCCCTTAGCTCTTCTTCTTTTTTGTTTATACTTGTATACTCACTATGTATAGATTCTAACTCTTTTTGAATCTTCCCTTGTTCTTGTTCTTTACTTTGTATATAGCTACTTAAGACTTCGCAGCTTTTTTGCTTCTCTTTTATTTGTGTTTGTAGTGTTCTAACTTCTTTTATCTTTTTTGTTTGCTCATCGTGTGTAACTTTGGCTTTACTTGTTTGTATTTGGCTTATACTGTATTGTGTAGTAGTTAATATTAGTTTTTCTTCTACTTGCTCTAGTTCATCTTTTAATTTAACTAGTCTTTGTTTGTCTTTTTGTATATCAGATTCTAATGTGTTTTGTCTTGTATATAGGGATTCTATATTTAAAGCTTTGTTTGCTAGGTCTAATTTTTGGTATTCTTCTTTTTTATCTTCTTTTTCTTTTGATATATCTTCAAAAAGTTGTGTATATTTTATATTGTCTGATTCTAGTTTGGCTAGTGTTTCTAAGTATATTTTACTATCGTTTAGTTCTTTTTCTTTTTTATCGTATTGTTTCTTTAGCTCTTTCTTTTCTTCTAGGTCTTTTGTTTTTTGCTCAACTTCTTCTTTTTCTAGGAGTTGTGTTGAGTCTAGTATCTTTTTATCTGAATCTATTTCATTTTTTGATACTGAGTATGTATCATATATCTCTTTTGATATTTTTGCATAGATTTGTGTTCCAGTGATTTTTTCTAGTAAGCTTGACCTATCTGCTTCTTTTGCTTTTAAAAACGCATCAAAGCTTCCTTGGGCTAACATCATAGATTGTATAAACCTGTCAAAGTCTAAACCTGATAACTCTTCAATGTATTTTGGTACATCTCTTAAACTTGATTTTATAACTTTTGAAGTGCCTACATTTGATAATTCCATTTTTGCTGTTTGAAACTTACCATTTGCATTTTTTCTAGCTCTTTTTTGGCTCCAAGAAGAACGATATATAATTCCTTTGATTTCAAACTCTACTTCACAAAGGCATTCACCTGTATGTCTTGACATTAAATCATTTGGTGGATTTGTAAGTCTTGGTGTTTTTCCATACAATGCACAAGTAATAACATCAAGTATTGTACTTTTACCAGCACCCGTTGGTCCTGTGATTGCAAAGAGTGAATTATCGTTTAAAAATTCTCTAAAGTCTATTTCAAACTCACCTTTTAATGAGTTTATATTTAATGATTTTACTTTTAATATTTTCATTTAACTTGCACCTTTTCTACTACTTTTCTAAAGTTTAGATTTAACTCATCTACAAACTTTATATCTTCTAGTTCTTCTATTTCTAATCTTCTTTTAAATACATCTTGAGGTACTAGCTCATCTAAGCTTGTTACTTTTAACTCTTTTGCTTCTAGCTTCTGCTCACTTTTATCTATTTTGATTGCTAAAATAATTAGTTCTTGTTCTTGGGCATATTCTCTTAGAGCTTGATTTGCAAACATTGGGTTTTCATCTTTTAGATGTATTTCACACCATGTTGTTTTATCTTCTATTTGTTTTAATTCATTTTTTACTGATTCAAGATTGCCTTTTAGGACTTGTAGTTTTCTATATTGTGGTATTTCTATTTCTTTTACTTCTATTTTAGTTTTGTCTTCTGTATTTAAAAACTCAACGATATTGACTCTTTTTCTTTGATTTGCTTCTGAAAAACTTAAAGGAATTGGCGAACCGCTATATCTCACTTGGTTACATCCAACTGATTGATTTATATGTAAATGCCCTAAAGCAACATAATCAAAATACTTTCCTAAAAAATCACTTCCAATATCAAGAGTTCCACCTATATAAATATCTCTTTCACTTTCACTTGTACGACTTCCTACTGTTGTAAGATGTCCTGTTGCAATTATTGGAAGATTATTTTCTTTTGTAAGTGTTATTGCTTTTTTATATACATTTATATAGTGTTGTTTTATTCCATCATTTAGTGAAGATTCCTTTTGTGAGATAGTTTGACCGCTTATTGCTTTACGAACTACACTATCTCGTAAAAATGGAACAGCACAAACCACGCCTTGAAGTTTGTCTTCTTTGTATATAGGTATTAGTTCATTTTCATTTTCTTCACCTGAAGTTATTACGTGTACATTCATATATTCAAGTAATTGCTTTGAAGCTTTTAGTGTAGAAATAGAGTCGTGATTTCCTGCTGTTATGATTACATATAAGTTTTTTATAGAAAATAACTCTTTTAAAAAGTTATAATAAAGCTCCAAAGCATAATTTGGTGGATTTCCTGTATCAAATATATCACCTGCTACAATAAGTACATCAATATTTTCTTTTTTAATTATCTCATAAAGCCAAGATAAAAAAGCCTTATGCTCTTCTTCCCTGCTTTTTCCCATAAACTTTTGACCTATATGCCAATCTGATGTGTGTAATATCTTCATTTAAATCCAATAATATATTTAATAGAAGTTTACCCTCTTAATATTAAAATAATATAATAATAAAATTAGCTATTTTTAACTCTTTTTAAAATAGAGATTCTTCTTTTATTTAATGTATTTAATTCTTTTTCTAATTTATTACTAAACTCATTTTTCTTTTCTTTTATATCTAATAAAAATTTTATACGTCGTTCTGAAAAGTAAAAATATAAAAGTGTACTAATTACAGCAGCATAAAAACACCATAAAGAAGTAAATCCATAAGGTCTTAATAAAAAGATAATAACCAATCCAATAAAGTTTAATAAACCAAAAATTTGTACTGAAATACTAGTACTTAACATTAATGATCCACATGTAGTAAGAATATAAATAGATGCATCATATATATTTTCTGTCCATGGATGGCTATAATAAAGAGTATTGTTTACTACTTCTACACTACTAGGACTTTGATAAAAACCATACATAGTATAAATTGCCAAGAACAAACCAAGAGTTGAAAGAATGGCTAATAATTTCTTTCTTTTTGAATCTTTTTCTATTAAATAAATAGATAAAGGAATAATAAAAGGAAGTAAACCTTGTGCATAATAAATAAATATCCCAGAAGCAAGTTCTAAAGCACGTGCTTCTATATATCCACCAACTCCAAGCCATACAAAACCTTCTGTAAATTGGTGTAATGCAAAGAGTAATGGTAAAGCTGCAAATAAAACTTCATTTGATGTACTTGATTGTCGTAAAGTAAGAATACCTATAAAACCAATAGCTCCTGAAAGAGTGAAGTTTAAAATTGCAAAATATATATCCATTACCTTACCTTATAAAAAAATTTCATAATACAAACCTAGTATAATAGTCATTATACCAAAGATACAGATTCCTATAGCTGATTTATATAAGTTCTTTACTCCACCAAACCATAAAATATAGATAGCTTTTAAAAGATTATTGCTTCCTGCTGCTATCATAATCGCGGTAATGATTTGAATATCACTAATACTAAATTTTCCAGTTAAGATTGATAATATAAAAGGATCAATATCTGTAAAACCTACTACAAAAGATAAAACTTCTAAACCTGATGATCCATAGTTTTTTGTAACAAAATTAGTAAGTATTATCATAGTAACAAATAAACTTGCAAATAAAAATGCAGTTTTTAGCTCTAATGGATTTGCATCTACTATATCTAAGGGTTGATTATTTTCTTTTTGGTTTCTAAGAAATAAAAATGAGATTATAAATCCAGATAATGATAAACAAATAAAAGGAAGTATTAACTCTTTACCAATATTAAAATTAAATATCAATGATACAACTATTAAACGCAAATACATAACTGATGTTGCAGATATAATTGCAGCATCTAAGATATTAGAACTTCCAATTTGCTTAGCTTTTCTTGCTAAAACTACTGTTGTTGCAGTTGAAGAGTATAAACCTCCAAATATTCCTGTTAGATAGTAACCTTTTGATGGAAAAATGTATTTTTGTAAAATATATCCACCATAACTAATTCCAGAAATAACAACAACGGTAAGCCATATTTTAAAAGGTGACATTGGTATATATGGAATAACTTTTGTATCAGGTAAAAGTGGCAAGATTACAGCGGAAAGAAGTATCATTTTACCAAGTGTTTCAAATTCTGTGATATTAATATCTTTAAAAAATTTATTCATATTAACATTTGAATTTAAAATAAATACAATACTCACATATAAAAGAGCACTCATCCACAGCGCTTGTGTTTGTATAAGCGCTCCGAATGTATAAACTAATAACATAACAATAAACAATAAAATACTTCGTTTATTTTCTAATAGATTTTTGTTATATAAAATCGCATACAAACCTGTAAGAGCTAAGAAACCAAACAAATACAACATTGAAGAATCTATTTTAAATAAAATAAAACCTAGTATTCCTATAAATGTATATGTTCTAACATCACCAAAGAAATAATTATTACTATCTATTTTGGAAAACTCTCTTCTATATGACTTCACTTCTAGTCCAATTAAGAAACTAAATACTATTACAACTAAGAAATGTACTAAATCAATATTTAAACTCATTTTAAACTTCTTTTTTTATTATATTTTATAACTGCCATTTTAATAATATCATTAAATACAAACCAAATACTTACATAAACCCATAAGAATAATGCCCATTGCCAGTTAATTCTAGGAAGTAAATCAAAACTATATAAACCAAGAGCTGTTCCTAATAATGCTGTTATAAAAGATGCAAAAAATAATTGCCATGAGGGATGAGGTTTTTTAAAAAACCAATCTGCTATTCTTGTATTAAAAATAGTATAATGCCCTGCAATAATTAATTTTACAAAAAATAAAGTTTGTACAAAACCTAAAAATGATTTTTCATCATTTATATCCACCCACATTGGAAGTTCTGGTAAAAAAGCACTTTGAGGATTGGCTTTTAAATAAATCATAACTATATAAAAAATAGCAAAGGAGCTTAATACTCCTGCAATTCCCAACCAAGTTGATAAAATAAATACATTTTTCATATCCCATCTTACGGGTTTTTCTTCAACTTTTGTATTATCATAAGCTATTGCCATAATTGGAATATCATTTAAAAGAGCTAGTATAATAATCATTATTGCAGTAATAGGATAGAAATCAAACAATACTATTGAAAGTGTCATAAACATAAGTATTCTAACAGTTTCAGCTATTCTATAAACGACATAACTTTTCATTCTCTCAAATACAATTCTTGCTTGTTCAATTGCATCAACTATTACTGTAAGCCCTGGTGCCATAAGCACAATATCAGCAGCAGCTCGTGCAGCATCTGTTGCACCACTAACAGCAATACCACAATCAGCTTTTTTAAGTGCAGGAGCATCATTTACCCCATCACCTGTCATTCCTACAATATGATCTGCTTTTTGTAATTCATCAACAATAAAATATTTATCTTCAGGAAGAACTTGTGCAAAGCCATTTGCGTTTTCTATTATCCTAACTATTTCTGATTCATGTTTTTTTACATTACCTATAGGAATAGGTTTATTATTTAATTCTTTTTGTACTTCATTAACTATTTTTTCAACACTTTCATCTATTTCTTTATCTGTACTACTTGTATTTAATGTTTTAACTATTGAACGTGATAATATTTCTGAGAGATATATATACTCTTTTTGATTTTGTCCTTTTAATTCTTTGATATCCTCTATATCATCACCAATTTGAAGTATATTAGAAATATATTTAGCTACAGCAATATTATCGCCTGTTATCATTTTTACTGATACACCTTTTTTATTTGCTTCTGTTATAGCTTGTTTAGAATCCATTCTTGGCAAATCATAAAGTGCAATTAATCCTACAAAATGATATTTATTCTCATCTTTTTGTTTGTATGCCACACCTAATGTTCTAAAACCTTTTTTTGCAAAGTTTTCTACTTGTGCATAATCTGATTTCTTTTCATTTAAATTTTCATCACATAATTCAATAATAATTTGAGGTGCACCTTTTATATAACTTACTTCATTGTTGAAAATTGCTTCAGTTTTCTTATGTATAGGATCAAAAGATATAAATTTTGTTATTTTGATTTCATTTAGTTTTTCTTCTAATTTATTATCACTTATATATTCAAAAATTGGTTTTTCAATTGGGTCTTTATTCTCTTTTTTACTAGCATATGCACCATAAAGCATTAATTCATCAATTGTATAATTTCTTACTAAATATGGTTCTGCCAAACTCATTTTATTTTGTGTAAGTGTTCCTGTTTTATCAGAACAAAGAATATCCATTCCAGCTGCTTCTTCAATAGCTGAAAGTTTTGTAACAATAGCTTGTTTTGTAGCTAAAACTCTAGCTCCCAATGCCATTGTAACAGTTAGAACAGCAGGCATTGCAACAGGAATTGCTGAGATTGTTAAAATAAGTGCAAAAATCAATAATTCTAAAAGAGGTTCATTACTATTTATACCATGCCAAATAATAATACCGATTAAAAAAAGTGTCATAATGATTAAATAATTCCCAACTTTTATAACCATTGATTGAAAGTGACCATGTTCTTGTTTTTCAGCTTTTGCAACTAAACCAACTGTTTTACCAAAGTATGTATTTAATCCAGTTGCAGTTACTTTTGCAATCATTTCACCTTGTTTTATAATTGCATTTGCATATAAGCTTTCATTTATTTGTTTATTTACAGGTAAGGATTCACCTGTTAATGCCGATTGATCCACTTGAATAAAATCTTCACCACCTAAGAGAATACAATCAGCAGCAACTACATCACCAATTTTTATTTTGATAATATCATCAGGAACAACTTCTTTTGAATTAATAGTTTTCCACTTTCCATCTCTTAGAACTAATGCTTCTCTTGCAAGTTTCTTCTTTAAAACAGCTATTGCATTAAGTGCTTTTGATTCTTGATAAAAATCTACAAAAGCATTTATAAAAAGCATCAGTATAATAACTGAAAAATCTTCCCACCTTTGTGCAACAGCAGAAAGAATAGCTGCAATTTCTATCATCCAAGGAATTGGTCCCCAAAATCTTTTAAAAAGTCGATTTAGCCAATTAACTTGTTTTTCATTTAATTCGTTATAACCATATTTTTTAATTCTTTTTTGAACTTCTTCTTCACTCAATCCTGTTAAGATATCTAAATCTTTATCTTTCATAAGAAACCCCAAAAATAATAATTTTTATTAGAATTATTATACTCTTACAATTATAAATTAATTATTAATTTTATTCTAAATAATAATTTTAATTATAGGTTAAATTGAATATGATAATATTCTTTCAAATAAAATTTTTAAGGATAAAAATGGAAAAAATAAATACAAGTTGCAATTATGACAATAGTGCAAAACTTATATTAAGACTCACAATAGGTTTTTTAATGTTATTTCATGGTCTTGGAAAAATATCACATGGTGTTTCAGGTTTAGAAGGGATGTTTGCAAATTCAGGATTACCATCATTTATAGCTTACGGTGCATATTTAGGTGAAGTAATAGCTCCACTAATGCTAATAATTGGTTTTAAAGTTAGAATAGCAGCAGTATTGATTATTGGAACAATGGCTACAGCAATTGGACTTGCACATCTAAACGATATTTTTACAAGAACAGATCAAGGAGCATGGGCTATTGAACTTCAAATGTTATATCTTTTAGGATCATTAAGTATTTTATTACAAGGTGCTGGAAAATATAGTTTAGATTATTTAAGAAAATAATCTAAACTATTTATAAATACATAATCAATTTTCTTTTAAAATACTTGAACAATCTATTAAATATGTAATAGTTTTTTTTTGAGTATTTTAAGGAAATTTGTTTTTCATTAATTTCATTGTAACAAAATACTATCTTAATCCTTTGCAAATCACTCTTTAATTTTAATAAAATAATGTTATTATTATAAGAGCTTATATTTAAATTTCTGAAGGAATATTTTGAGAAAACTATCAGATGAAAACTTTATACTAAATATTGTGAAATATACTCCATCTATATTTGTAGTAGTAATAGCACTACTAGTTAACTTTTATATTTCTATTGATCATACTAAAAATTTAAAAAAAGACAAAGAAGAGATTAGAAAAAATTATATTAAATTAAATAAAGATATAAGTAAAACTAATATAAATAATGTACATAAATATATAAATAATAAAAAATTAGAATCTATTAACTCATTAAAAAAAGAAATTAAAGGTCAATCATATAATGCTCATAATGTAATGACAACAATATATAATGACTTTAAAAATATAAAATCAAAAGAAGAAATCACTCAAATAATAAAATCTGCATTAAAAAATATTAGATTTAATGATGGAAGAAGTTATTTTTTCATATACGATTTAAATGGAACAAATATTTTTCATCCAGTAAAACCTGAACGGGAAGGAAAAAACTTTTATAATCTTCAAGATTTACATAAAAAATTTATTATTCAAGAATCTATAAACATAGCAAAAAGTAAAAAAGCAGAAGGATTCCAAACATGGATGTTTAATAAACCTAATGATACTTTAAAAGAATATCAAAAAATAGGATTTATAAAAAAGTTCAATCCTTACAATTGGTTTATTGGTATAGGAGAATATAAACAAAACTTTCAAAATAAAGTTAAAAAAGAAGTCTTAGATAATATAAAAACTATAGAATACAAAGATAAAAATAATGTTTTTGTAATAGATGAAAAAGGTAATTTATTATTATCAGAATTAAACTTTTCTAATATTAGTCATTTAGATAAAAATAATATATTTTTAAAATCATATACAAATTTTATAAATTCTAAGAAAAAATCTACATATTTAGAATACACATTTGAAAATGAAGAGAAAAGATATAATAAGATATCTTATTTAGAAAAAATCAATGATTATAATTGGGTAATTGGAACTGGATTTGATTATAATAATTTAAATTCTATGATTATTCAAAAACAAAAAGAATTAGAAGAAGATTATCAAAAAAATTTAATGATTATAAGAATATCAACTTTAATTATTACATTAATATTTTTAATACCATCACTATTTGTATCAAGATTTCTAAAAAGAATTTTTCTTTCATATAAACAAAAACTTTTAGAAAATGAAACTACAAAATTTGAAACAATGATGGAAGAATTAAATCTTATTTTTGATAACTTACCTATAAATGTTATTTATAAAGATACTAAAGACAATATTATCAGAGCAAATAAGAATATGGCGGATTCTCTTAATCTAAGTACAGAAGATTTAAGAAATAAACCTTCAAAAAATATTTTTCCAGATTTTTATAAAGAATATTACAAATGTGATCTTGAAACTATAAAATCTAAAAAGACTATAGCAGATATTCTTGGAAAATATAAATCAAAAGATGGAATAAAACTTATCAATTTCTCTAATATTCCTATTTTTGATAAAAATGGAGAAGTTCGAAATATTATTGTTTTTGTTACAGATATTACTGAAAAAGAAGCTCTTAAAGAAGATAATAAAAGAAAAGAAGTACTATTATACCAACAAAGCAAAATGGCAACAATGGGTGAGATGATTGCTAATATTGCCCATCAATGGAAACAACCCTTATCAACAATCACTGTTGCTGCAACTGGAACAAAGCTTCAAAAGCAAATGAATTGTTTATCTGATGAAAGCTTATTCTCATCCTTAGATTCAATAAATAATTCAGCACAATATTTAGCTCAAACAATAGATGATTTTAGAAACTTTTTTAATCCAGATAAAAATAATTATTCTGAATTTATTATTTCATCTACTATTGAGAAAACATTAAAACTTTTACTTCCAAAATATAAAACTCAAAATATCGAAATTATAAAAGATATTGAAAATATTGAAATTATCTCTTTAGAAAATGAAATTATACAAGTGTTAATAAATATCTTAAATAATGCAAGAGATGAACTAATTAAATATAAACAAAGAAGATTGATTTTTATAAAAACATATAAAAAAGAAAATTCTTTAATCCTTGAAATTAAAGATAATGCAAAAGGTATAAACAAAGATATTATAGACAAAATCTTTGATCCATATTTTACTACAAAAAAAGATTCTGAAGGTACAGGAATAGGTTTATATATGAGTAAAAATATTCTAACAAAGCTTTTAAATGCAGAGTTTAAAGTAGAAAATAAGACTTTCTCTTATGATAATATTAAATATACTGGAGTAAAGTTTAGTATAAATATTCCCATTACTCCTTCTTAAATTAAACCTAAATTTTCTCCTATTTCATAATCATTTAAAATTAATTTATCGTGAAATAGGAAAATATTACTTAAAAATTTATGAAGCTAAATCATCTATAAATAAACAACTTTTCTTTCTTGTTTCTATATTTCTATCTTGTACTATATCCATGAAATTACTCAATATTTTATTACTTATATCACACTTATCTACTTTTCCAAG from Poseidonibacter antarcticus encodes:
- a CDS encoding exonuclease SbcCD subunit D C-terminal domain-containing protein encodes the protein MKILHTSDWHIGQKFMGKSREEEHKAFLSWLYEIIKKENIDVLIVAGDIFDTGNPPNYALELYYNFLKELFSIKNLYVIITAGNHDSISTLKASKQLLEYMNVHVITSGEENENELIPIYKEDKLQGVVCAVPFLRDSVVRKAISGQTISQKESSLNDGIKQHYINVYKKAITLTKENNLPIIATGHLTTVGSRTSESERDIYIGGTLDIGSDFLGKYFDYVALGHLHINQSVGCNQVRYSGSPIPLSFSEANQRKRVNIVEFLNTEDKTKIEVKEIEIPQYRKLQVLKGNLESVKNELKQIEDKTTWCEIHLKDENPMFANQALREYAQEQELIILAIKIDKSEQKLEAKELKVTSLDELVPQDVFKRRLEIEELEDIKFVDELNLNFRKVVEKVQVK
- a CDS encoding DUF6629 family protein, producing MDIYFAILNFTLSGAIGFIGILTLRQSSTSNEVLFAALPLLFALHQFTEGFVWLGVGGYIEARALELASGIFIYYAQGLLPFIIPLSIYLIEKDSKRKKLLAILSTLGLFLAIYTMYGFYQSPSSVEVVNNTLYYSHPWTENIYDASIYILTTCGSLMLSTSISVQIFGLLNFIGLVIIFLLRPYGFTSLWCFYAAVISTLLYFYFSERRIKFLLDIKEKKNEFSNKLEKELNTLNKRRISILKRVKNS
- a CDS encoding MgtC/SapB family protein, with product MSLNIDLVHFLVVIVFSFLIGLEVKSYRREFSKIDSNNYFFGDVRTYTFIGILGFILFKIDSSMLYLFGFLALTGLYAILYNKNLLENKRSILLFIVMLLVYTFGALIQTQALWMSALLYVSIVFILNSNVNMNKFFKDINITEFETLGKMILLSAVILPLLPDTKVIPYIPMSPFKIWLTVVVISGISYGGYILQKYIFPSKGYYLTGIFGGLYSSTATTVVLARKAKQIGSSNILDAAIISATSVMYLRLIVVSLIFNFNIGKELILPFICLSLSGFIISFLFLRNQKENNQPLDIVDANPLELKTAFLFASLFVTMIILTNFVTKNYGSSGLEVLSFVVGFTDIDPFILSILTGKFSISDIQIITAIMIAAGSNNLLKAIYILWFGGVKNLYKSAIGICIFGIMTIILGLYYEIFL
- a CDS encoding AAA family ATPase produces the protein MKILKVKSLNINSLKGEFEIDFREFLNDNSLFAITGPTGAGKSTILDVITCALYGKTPRLTNPPNDLMSRHTGECLCEVEFEIKGIIYRSSWSQKRARKNANGKFQTAKMELSNVGTSKVIKSSLRDVPKYIEELSGLDFDRFIQSMMLAQGSFDAFLKAKEADRSSLLEKITGTQIYAKISKEIYDTYSVSKNEIDSDKKILDSTQLLEKEEVEQKTKDLEEKKELKKQYDKKEKELNDSKIYLETLAKLESDNIKYTQLFEDISKEKEDKKEEYQKLDLANKALNIESLYTRQNTLESDIQKDKQRLVKLKDELEQVEEKLILTTTQYSISQIQTSKAKVTHDEQTKKIKEVRTLQTQIKEKQKSCEVLSSYIQSKEQEQGKIQKELESIHSEYTSINKKEEELRAYIQTNSKDEKLIELLPLINKSIEQYSLYTNTLNEIYQTKEKALNEQKEQKSIVEVLNKQTKELKAIYENINKEYIQIESNFTNDNIQEDALREEIKAKEALESIYKEYCENKKTITKQNDIKKQYIKDQSLITKNIQTKQSLVNELKVHIQTLRQMRDKELLIKSYEEDRKRLKQGEECYLCGSTTHPYINNIENHTTVDTDKTTNQIEQKEQEQTKEENELKKQNDSLILLNSKLENTKQEIEKLEENQKSLYTRIEKEHIDIVNENEENTKQNIQEELNSLNTKLSNIKQRREKKEKLLKQKDEANNKYSKSYTEFDQKEKELTKIQNDITQLEKDEQKYTKDLETIETELKEQYKQYNIEFNNKTYKENYEVLNNKKETYISKQKQNKECELEKNQKALQIKELETKLTDIKTTVKTQKETEAKYEEFIKEQKEKSTSILNIADIDIYEIELNTNYQNIQEKEKNLKNELTKLQTTQEQQEQQKNQLQTNITSNEDISKQLKEKLEIELQANDFENIEEFKKAILEKEQREELALLCKKIDETYNNYKTLKQDTQDKLKEHKEKEEKNQESKEKKKTIDEVVQELQELQSKIDELQENIGALSQTLKRNEEDSQKHKEKIQELEEKKEKFKVWVKLNEMIGSADGNKFAKFAQGITLDQLINLANQHLNLLSSRYELQRSREPKQILEIDVCDSFQGNTIRPVSTLSGGESFIVSLSLALGLSSLASQKIAIDSLFLDEGFGTLDEDSLELALNALNLLQSSGKMVGVISHVQALKERIPLQIKVEPRGDGTSFVEMN